A stretch of Bacillus pseudomycoides DNA encodes these proteins:
- a CDS encoding HTH domain-containing protein, producing the protein MSKTKRIIRIMLALNNNNSITAKELAKYEGVSERIILRDIQELSEIYSPVYSERGRNGGFSTLKNKMIPPNT; encoded by the coding sequence ATGTCTAAGACTAAACGTATCATTAGAATCATGCTGGCATTAAACAATAATAATTCCATTACTGCAAAGGAACTTGCTAAATACGAAGGAGTCTCAGAGAGAATAATCCTCCGAGATATACAGGAGTTAAGTGAAATTTACTCTCCGGTCTATTCAGAAAGAGGGAGAAATGGAGGATTTAGTACACTAAAAAATAAAATGA